In Campylobacter massiliensis, the DNA window ATGATTGAGAATTTAGAATACGACGCGCTTCTTGAGAAATTTAAAAAAATTTTGAGAGATAACGGGCTAAAATACACGCAACAGCGAGAAGTTCTACTAAAGACGCTCTATAACAACGACGAGCATTTCACTCCGGAGAGACTTTATTTTTTCATTAAAGAGACCTATCCTGACTTAAACGTCGGTATCGCGACCGTTTATAGGACGCTAAATTTGCTTGAAGAAGCCGAGATGGTAACCTCTATCAGCTTTGGCTCGCAAGGTAAAAAATTCGAGCTCGCAACCAAGCCTCACCACGATCACATGATATGCCGCAGATGCGGAACTATCATCGAATTTGAAGACGCAACCATAGAAAAAAGACAAGCAAATATCGCAAAAGAACACGGCTTTAAGCTAACCGGACACATGATGCAGCTTTACGGAGTGTGCAAAGAGTGCAATGCCAAAGAGGCAAAGGGCGGCAAGTGATATTTGAAAATCAACTGGAGATCCAGAGGCTAGAGACCGCAAACGAGTTAAGAGATGCCGGTATAAATCCATATCCGCACTTTTTGCGCCGCGATATGGATATAACTAAATTTAGGCTCAAATTTAAACATATAATAGACACTGAAGAAAAGAGTGCCGAAGGCCAGCTAGTAAGCCTAGCCGGACGGATTAAGCTCATCAGGGATGCGGGCAAGGCGATATTTGCCAACATCGAGGATGAGGACGGCAATCTCCAAATTTACTTTAGCAACAAGACGCTTGATCCCGATTGGTTTAAGGTCGTAAAGAAAAATATCGAAGTAGGCGACATCATATATGTGCGTGGATATGCCTTCGTCACGCGAACGGGTGAATTTTCGATGCACGTTAGCGAGCTAACTTTAGCGTCTAAGGCCATTTCGCCGCTTCCGGAGAAATTCCACGGACTAACGGACATCGAGACTAGATACCGCCAGAGATACCTTGATATGATAATGAATCCGGAGGTTAGGGCTGATTTTAAGCGCCGCTCGGTTATCGTTAGCACGATTCGTAGATTTTTCGAGGACAAGGGCTTTTTAGAGGTTGAGACTCCTATGATGCATCCGATCCCGGGCGGAGCTAACGCTAAGCCTTTTGTAACATTTCACAACGCGCTTGGCGTGGAGAGATTTTTGCGCATCGCGCCCGAGCTTTATCTAAAGCGTCTCATCGTGGGCGGCTTTGATGCGGTTTACGAGATGAATAGAAATTTCCGCAACGAGGGTATGGACCTAACGCATAATCCCGAATTTACAAGTATCGAGTTTTACTGGGCGTGGCATACTTATCACGATTTGATGGGGCTAACCGAGGAGCTATTTAACGTGCTTCTCGATAAACTCGATATGCCTAAAATCATCGAATTTGACGGTATGCAGATCGATTTTAGCAAGCCGTTTAAACGAATAAGCTACAAAAAAGCGCTCGTAGAAATCGGCGGACTAGACGAAGCAATCATTGGCGATAAGGATAAAATTTTAGCTAAGCTCAAAGCGGACGGCTTTGAGGCAAATGCCAAGCTTGATTTAGGGCATTTGCAGGCCGAGCTTTTCGATAATTACGTAGAGAGCAAACTAACCGATCCGACGTTTATCATCGACTATCCGATTTCTATTAGTCCGCTTTCTCGCAGAAGCGACGCAAATCCAGATATAGCGGAGAGATTTGAGCTATTTATCGCAGGGCGCGAGCTGGCTAACGGTTTTAACGAGCTAAACGACCCGATCGATCAATACGGTCGTTTCGCTTCGCAGATCGAAGCCAAAAACGCCGGCGACGACGAAGCTCACGAGATGGACGAGGACTATGTGAGGGCTCTTGGCTACGCGATGCCGCCGACGGCCGGGCAGGGCATCGGCATAGATAGGCTCGTGATGCTACTAACTAATAAAAAATCCATCCGCGACGTGGTGCTTTTCCCTGCGATGAGACCTCAAAAAAACGAAACCAAGGAGAATTAATGAGTTTGCAAAGTTACGATAAAGAAATTTTTGATTTAGTAAATTTAGAACTAAAACGCCAATGCGACCACCTCGAGATGATCGCGAGCGAAAATTTTACCTACCCTGAAGTAATGGAAGTAATGGGCTCGGTTCTAACTAATAAATACGCAGAAGGCTATCCCGGCAAACGCTACTACGGCGGCTGCGAATACGTCGATCAGATCGAGCAGCTAGCGATCGATCGCTGCAAAGAGCTTTTTGGTTGCGAATTTGCAAACGTACAGCCAAACTCGGGCTCGCAGGCAAACCAGGGCGTTTACGGCGCGCTTTTAAATCCTGGCGATAAAATTTTAGGCATGGATCTAAGCCACGGCGGACACCTAACTCACGGCGCAAAGGTAAGCAGCTCGGGTAAAATTTACCAGAGCTTTTTCTACGGCGTGGAGCTTGACGGACGCATAAACTACGACAAAGTGATGGAAATCGCGCAAATCGTAAAACCTAAGATGATCGTGTGCGGCGCAAGCGCATATACGCGCGAGATAGAATTTAAGAAATTCCGCGAGATCGCCGATGCAGTAGGCGCTATACTCTTTGCAGACGTAGCTCACATCGCCGGTCTGGTCGTAGCCGGAGAGCATCAAAATCCTTTCCCGCACTGCGACGTGGTGAGCTCGACTACGCACAAGACGCTTCGCGGACCTCGCGGCGGTATCATCATGACAAATAACGAAGAGTACGCCAAAAAGATAAATTCATCCATCTTCCCTGGCATTCAGGGCGGACCGCTAGTTCACGTCATCGCGGCAAAGGCGGTAGGCTTTAAGCATAACCTTTCGCTTGAATGGAAAATTTACGCTAAGCAAGTTAAGGCAAACATTAAAAAACTAGCCGAAGTTTTAGTAAAACGCGGCTTTGATTTAGTTAGCGGCGGTACCGATAACCATCTAGTTTTAATGAGCTTTTTAAACCGCGATTTTAGCGGTAAAGACGCTGACATCGCGCTAGGAAATGCGGGCATAACCGTAAATAAAAATACCGTTCCTGGAGAAACTAGAAGTCCGTTTATCACGAGCGGTATCCGAATCGGAAGTCCAGCGCTTACGGCCCGCGGTATGAAAGAGGCGGAATTTGAGATCATCGCAAATAAAATCGCCGACGTGCTAAGTGATATCAATAATGCCGAGCTTCAAAGCACGGTAAAAGCCGAGCTAAAAGAGCTTGCGAGCAAATTTATCATCTACGACAGGGCGACTTATTAATGCAGAGCATAGACACCGCGCTAATCAAAATGAACACGAGCCACTACTGGATCAAACGCGATAATATCGTAAGCAAGATCGAGTATAAAGGACGGACTTTTTTTAATAAATTTGAGCTCATAAACGAGCCTCTAAGCTATCAGGTGATAAAAGATCACGACGAGGGCAAGATCACCGTCGCGCACTCGCTGATACTGCCGGGCGACAAGGTCGAAAATATCGTCTTTGACTA includes these proteins:
- a CDS encoding Fur family transcriptional regulator, producing the protein MMIENLEYDALLEKFKKILRDNGLKYTQQREVLLKTLYNNDEHFTPERLYFFIKETYPDLNVGIATVYRTLNLLEEAEMVTSISFGSQGKKFELATKPHHDHMICRRCGTIIEFEDATIEKRQANIAKEHGFKLTGHMMQLYGVCKECNAKEAKGGK
- the lysS gene encoding lysine--tRNA ligase encodes the protein MFENQLEIQRLETANELRDAGINPYPHFLRRDMDITKFRLKFKHIIDTEEKSAEGQLVSLAGRIKLIRDAGKAIFANIEDEDGNLQIYFSNKTLDPDWFKVVKKNIEVGDIIYVRGYAFVTRTGEFSMHVSELTLASKAISPLPEKFHGLTDIETRYRQRYLDMIMNPEVRADFKRRSVIVSTIRRFFEDKGFLEVETPMMHPIPGGANAKPFVTFHNALGVERFLRIAPELYLKRLIVGGFDAVYEMNRNFRNEGMDLTHNPEFTSIEFYWAWHTYHDLMGLTEELFNVLLDKLDMPKIIEFDGMQIDFSKPFKRISYKKALVEIGGLDEAIIGDKDKILAKLKADGFEANAKLDLGHLQAELFDNYVESKLTDPTFIIDYPISISPLSRRSDANPDIAERFELFIAGRELANGFNELNDPIDQYGRFASQIEAKNAGDDEAHEMDEDYVRALGYAMPPTAGQGIGIDRLVMLLTNKKSIRDVVLFPAMRPQKNETKEN
- a CDS encoding serine hydroxymethyltransferase, whose product is MSLQSYDKEIFDLVNLELKRQCDHLEMIASENFTYPEVMEVMGSVLTNKYAEGYPGKRYYGGCEYVDQIEQLAIDRCKELFGCEFANVQPNSGSQANQGVYGALLNPGDKILGMDLSHGGHLTHGAKVSSSGKIYQSFFYGVELDGRINYDKVMEIAQIVKPKMIVCGASAYTREIEFKKFREIADAVGAILFADVAHIAGLVVAGEHQNPFPHCDVVSSTTHKTLRGPRGGIIMTNNEEYAKKINSSIFPGIQGGPLVHVIAAKAVGFKHNLSLEWKIYAKQVKANIKKLAEVLVKRGFDLVSGGTDNHLVLMSFLNRDFSGKDADIALGNAGITVNKNTVPGETRSPFITSGIRIGSPALTARGMKEAEFEIIANKIADVLSDINNAELQSTVKAELKELASKFIIYDRATY